In the Necator americanus strain Aroian chromosome X, whole genome shotgun sequence genome, GATGCGCTGTTGACGATAGAAGACCTCGTTGCTGAATGTGAGGACTTCACCGCATTGAAGATGGACAACACAGGCACGGAAGGAAGTCATGATGTCCATGTCgtgcagaaaaagaatgtgaagtGCTTCAATTGTGGAGGACCGCACTACAGAAGCACATGCCCGCTTCTCTCCTCCAACACTGGACAGAAACCAAGAAGACGATCAATTCGTCACAAGAAAAGCCAATGCAAGAACGTTGTCACCTTCGCCGCTCGAACCTGCCCCGATGTCAATATCAGGGGACGTTCTCTACGCTTCCAGCTCGACACAGGCGCACATATCACGTTGGTATCACGTCGAACATGAAAAAAGCTCGGATCTCCACCCTTGGAACCCTGTATCATGCCAGTCAAGACGGCAGATGGATCACCCATGACTATTGATGGAAGATTCTCCACAGATCTCTTTGTCAGAAACCGCGTAACAGGGAAGAACATCCAAAGTAATGGAACTTGTTACGTCACCGAAAGCACGAATCTGCTAGGACTGGAGTGGTGTATTCAGCTTCCAGCGTACAGTTGAAAGACAAATATCACTGCCCAATGGTGACTAAAGAAGAAGCAAACCGAGAGGAAATCATCGCAGACTTGAAGAAGCAATACGCAGAAGTATTCAAGTGCGGACTTGGCAAGTGCGTCAAGAATGAAGCGAAGTTGCTGTTGAGGGACAACGCACTACCTGTTTTCAAGAAGAAGCGACCAGTGCCCTTTGCCTCCGTGCCGGATTTGGATGCTGAAATCGATCGTCCGGTTGCTGAACAAGTGATTTTCCCAGTAGAGCATTCAGAGTGGACTACGTCTATCGTTGTagtcaagaagaaaagtggacAAATCCGCTTGTGCGGAGACTTCTCGACAGGATTGAACGACGCGCTGCAGTTGCACCAGCACCCGTTGCCCACCGCAGCGAACGTGTTTACGAAGCTGAATGGAGGACAGCTTTTCACGCAAATCGACTTCGCAGAAGCGTATCTGCAGGTGGAAGTTGAAGAAGAATCAAAGGAAATGCTGACGATTAATACGCACAGAGGATTGTATCGCTACAATCGTCTACCCTTCGACGTGAAGTCAGCACCTGGCATATTCAAGCAAATCATGGATTCAATGATATGTGGACTGAAAGGCGTTGCTGCCTATCTGGATGACGTGATAAATCAGAGGCCGCACACAACAGGAGCATCGCCATAACTTGGAAGCACTATTCGGAAGGATCCACGAATACGGCTTCCGCGTCCGATTGGAGAAGTGCAGCTTTTTGATGCCTCAGATCCATTATCTCGGATGCATCATAGATAAGGACGGACGTCATCCTGACCCAGAGAAGACTGAGGTCATCCGCCAGATGCCAATATCGAAGAACGTGGCAGAGATTCGCTCGTTCCTTGGTATGATCAATCTCACTGCTGCAGAAAATAACTGCGGTGAGATCGAGAAAGAGGGACTCGCCTTGATATTCGTTGTTCGGAAGTTCCACCGTTACATATATGGACGTCGATTCAAGCTCCTCACGGATCACAAGCCTTTGCTACACATTTTCGGACCAAAGGAAATGGTGCCCATATACACGGCAAATCAACTGCAACGTTGGAAGTCGATACTTCTCGGATATGATCTCGGAAATCCCAGGGTGATCGTGTCAGACAACGGTACACAGTTTACGGCGAAGGTGTTCCAATGATTCTGTGACATACAGGGAATTGAGCACGTTTGCTCACCGCCGTTCCATCCACAGTCAAGCAGTCAAGTAGAACGCTTTGTTGATACCTTGAAAAGAACCCTTCAGAAGATTAAGGAGGGAGGGACGTCGGAGaaaattgcagaatttttGCAGTGCTATCGATGAACACCATGTGCGTCAACGCCACGACATCTTTCTCCAACGGAGGTGTTCCTAGGGCGCCAGTTGAGGACGTCGTTGACACTGCTGAAGGAATCAGCTAAAGAAGAGGGAACGCACAATatgaaaattgaagaacagTTCAATCATCATAATGGAGCACAGAAGAGATCGTACCACCAGAAAGAACTCGTGTGGGTGCGTGACTACCGCCCAGGACATGAGAAATGGATCCCTGCTCGTGTGAAGAATCGCCATGGACGAGCCGCTTATGACGTGCTAACGGAAGAAGACGATTTGTGGAAAAGACACCCTAGCCAGATGCGTGGAAAAAAGTAACAGAGAGTTAgctttgaaaagaatgaagcTTCCAAGATGCTGCTCAACCATGGTATGGCAAGGACGATTGCCGACGTCACGAACAATGTCAAGGATCGAGCACCAACTATCGTGCCGCCGACAACGACGAGACCAGCTCGACAACGCTGACCGTCTCGTCGATTGCAACCCGATCCGAAAATTAAGACGTACGCTATACGTTCATCTTAGGGGGGAGGTGTTGGAGCCGTAGAGATGTTAACTATTTTAGTCGTGTATATTGTGTTATTGCCATTGTATGCAATTTCCATGTGTTGAGAGGTCTTATTCACCAGCTCAATGTACGTAGCAATGTTTGGCATAGTTGCTCAATTTTTGGTTCAATTATCTAAGTTAGAAGAGGGAGCAAGTTCGCGTCCCAATGAACCATCTTCACAACCAGGTGTGGACACAACATACACAAATGCGTGCGTGTACATATATAGGATGTCTCAAAATTTAATCaagattttgagaagaaaacggagttttttccaattatatttttgaaattgaaacgtAAAGTACCTCGGATATAGGCCTGAGATCCACAGCGTGTCACTGTCTGGTGCGGATTTTGGGCTGGTGGTGTCGTTAGACCATACTTTATTGAAAATGAGGCTGGTCAAGTAGTTACTGTTACTGGTGCCCGATATCGCGGTATAATAACCGAGTTGGTAATGTCTAAAGTAGATGAATTTgatgtggaggaaatgtggcttcgacaaaaaaaaaataataataaaaataataatgataaaatggTGCGACATGTCATACAACCCGTTAAGTAATTCAATTACTGCATGAAAGATTTCCCGGCCGCGTACTCTCTCGTTTCGGTGATCGACGAAAGTATGCGTATGCGCAGGCAAAGCCGTGGAGGTCATTTGCCCTATGTGCCATTCCATCATAACTCCAATCTGTGTACTtaatgttccaaaaaaaatacagttgaaaaaactgtgtttcctatttaattcaaattttgcgTACATTTTGGGGCACTCTACACCAAAGTACATCTTATCGAGGCATATCGTGTCTATTCTTTATCTCCCAATTTTCTTTCCACTGGAAAACGTTCTTTGAACGTGTTTTCCGAAAGTAGCGATTTCTCTTTCCGGAGAAACACGTCTTACTTCGCTTCCAACTATCTACTTGAGTTGCATTTTGGAACTGTTGTGTGACAAATAGCATACTGACCATTTGACCCCGGGGAGAAAATGTGTAGAAATAAGTTACCTGATGAAATCGATATTGCACCCCAAAGTATTTGCAACATTCGTAATCAGCGTGCACCAAAACATTTAGCTGGCTGGTAAGCTACAACTACTATTACATTGATATTTCCGCTGTCACATTCGCACATATACAGTTATGTAGAGTCAGTTCAAaatgatatgaagcacggtataGTTACACGAACGGTGTGCCCGGCAGTTTCCCAAAATTTGCCAAGTGACGTCACCCGGATCGATAATGGCCGTAATTTCTGGTTGTTTTCattcctcttgtttttcttttttgattttttctttcatttttaagtTTCTTCTCTCGTATTTTCGTTACGTTTGTTGTATTTGCTTTCCCTACAGCGATCTATAGTGTATCTGTATTGTTCTTCGGTTACTGTACTGTTTTTGttcacgttttctttttgaaattcgcttcaaaattgtatttatttgtacatcaatgttttttttttgtttcttcgtctACTCTCCCTCCCTTACAAACGAAAAAGAGACATTAACGTggaaataaatacatgaacAAGAACAATACAATACcttaagaacaaaacaaatacaatgtAGATCTATATAACGAAAGCAAATCCAGCAAAcatgaaaatacgaaaaaagaaatatgaaaggcgaaaaaaagcaggaaaaatgaaacatgaaaatataatgaaaataatcaaGAAATTGCGGCCAACATCGATTCGGGTTGACGTCACTTGGCACACTCGTTTGGCAAAACTGAAAAGCAAACCGCTCGCAGGTCATCTGCGAGAGGTCAAGAACCGCATAGCTCCAGCGCGACCGCTcgtgcaactacaccgtgcttcatgtcttttcgACCCCAATGTGTGTTCGTACAAATAATTTAACACATGCGAAAATCCTAACTGGCATGCTTCTACCGTGTCGCGCACGGTAGCAGGCGAAAATGCATAAAATCGATGCGATTGACGAGCGGATTAACTTTTCCATGTGGCACATGAGCTGTACACTGGGATCGCCAATTCTTctacagaagacgaaaaagacgcggattcgcgcctttttcgtctttttttcataactcgcctcaatttgatctttattgtAGAATCTGtacatcaatagattcgtTAGTGCGAGCTCTACCAAATGAATGAAACTAGAACTTTCAAGACCTATCAGGGaagcagtttttgaaaaaattgcctgcgggtacacattaacaaggctgagtccgaTATAATTGCGTCCCGAGGATACATAATTGAACAACGaacaaactttttgaaaactgaTATGAtggttacatattcgtaatttttttacgATACTGGAATGGAGCAAACCAatgacga is a window encoding:
- a CDS encoding hypothetical protein (NECATOR_CHRX.G24945.T2) — protein: MKIEEQFNHHNGAQKRSYHQKELVWVRDYRPGHEKWIPARVKNRHGRAAYDVLTEEDDFFQDAAQPWYGKDDCRRHEQCQGSSTNYRAADNDETSSTTLTVSSIATRSEN
- a CDS encoding hypothetical protein (NECATOR_CHRX.G24945.T3) codes for the protein MPQIHYLGCIIDKDGRHPDPEKTEVIRQMPISKNVAEIRSFLGMINLTAAENNCGEIEKEGLALIFVVRKFHRYIYGRRFKLLTDHKPLLHIFGPKEMVPIYTANQLQRWKSILLGYDLGNPRVIVSDNGRQLRTSLTLLKESAKEEGTHNMKIEEQFNHHNGAQKRSYHQKELVWVRDYRPGHEKWIPARVKNRHGRAAYDVLTEEDDLWKRHPSQMRGKK
- a CDS encoding hypothetical protein (NECATOR_CHRX.G24944.T1), with the translated sequence MVTKEEANREEIIADLKKQYAEVFKCGLGKCVKNEAKLLLRDNALPVFKKKRPVPFASVPDLDAEIDRPVAEQVIFPVEHSEWTTSIVVVKKKSGQIRLCGDFSTGLNDALQLHQHPLPTAANVFTKLNGGQLFTQIDFAEAYLQVEVEEESKEMLTINTHRGLYRYNRLPFDVKSAPGIFKQIMDSMICGLKGVAAYLDDVINQRPHTTGASP
- a CDS encoding hypothetical protein (NECATOR_CHRX.G24945.T1), encoding MPQIHYLGCIIDKDGRHPDPEKTEVIRQMPISKNVAEIRSFLGMINLTAAENNCGEIEKEGLALIFVVRKFHRYIYGRRFKLLTDHKPLLHIFGPKEMVPIYTANQLQRWKSILLGYDLGNPRVIVSDNGTQFTAKVFQ